From the genome of Hyperolius riggenbachi isolate aHypRig1 chromosome 9, aHypRig1.pri, whole genome shotgun sequence, one region includes:
- the LOC137531533 gene encoding cocaine- and amphetamine-regulated transcript protein-like — protein sequence MRMSPCVSALYLCLIAALLTNLTSWRGDCAELPANRASQRINEKDLLLELQDVLDKLQSRRGGAWEAKLNQMPKCIIGDSCAVKRGARIGKLCDCPRRSTCNFFFLKCL from the exons ATGAGAATGTCCCCCTGCGTGTCTGCCCTCTACCTGTGCCTTATCGCTGCTCTACTCACCAACCTGACGTCCTGGAGGGGGGACTGCGCAGAACTACCGGCCAACCGAGCCAGCCAGAGGATCAACGAGAAAGATCTG CTTCTGGAGCTGCAGGACGTCCTGGACAAACTCCAGTCCAGGAGAGGAGGAGCGTGGGAGGCCAAACTCAACCAGATGCCCAAG TGCATTATAGGAGACTCCTGTGCAGTGAAACGCGGCGCTCGGATTGGCAAACTCTGCGACTGCCCCAGGCGGAGCACCTGCAACTTCTTCTTCCTGAAGTGTCTGTAA